A part of Streptomyces sp. NBC_01210 genomic DNA contains:
- a CDS encoding NAD(P)/FAD-dependent oxidoreductase, producing the protein MLSSAHHADVVIVGAGIAGLSAAHQLTSAGVSVSVLEAAPHVGGRMATQQIDGFRLDRIGQLLNTSYPELRRTAGLGDVVLRPFSPGVLVHSQGRLQRTGEAVRRTGEAGSARGAFTVARALASAPRPLDQARLGASLARLAATPVERLLTRPERPTAGSLCARGVPARTVHGFLRPLLSALLCDPALATSSRCADLALRGFARGRLCVPAGGAAALPEQLAASLPSGTVHTGVRVTDASITQVTTKEYGDIGCRALVLATGARAAAELLPGLRVPPFHPVTVLHHTASAPPLTDPALLLDADRDGPVSHTAVMSEVDPSRAPNGRVLISSTVLGSPPPDLDRSVRTHLATLYGTPTDDWELLAVHHDPEAVPAMPPPHDLRRPVRLLSGLYVCGDHRDTSTVQGALFSGRRAADAILRDFGLQQPGYETVALSAVA; encoded by the coding sequence GTGCTCAGCAGCGCTCACCATGCGGATGTCGTCATCGTCGGGGCCGGGATCGCCGGTCTCTCGGCGGCTCATCAACTGACCAGCGCAGGCGTCTCGGTCAGCGTTCTGGAGGCCGCCCCTCATGTGGGCGGCCGGATGGCCACCCAGCAGATCGACGGTTTCCGGCTCGACCGCATAGGCCAGTTGCTCAACACCTCGTATCCGGAGCTGCGTCGCACGGCAGGGCTCGGTGATGTCGTCCTGCGGCCCTTCTCGCCCGGTGTACTCGTGCACAGCCAAGGACGGCTCCAGCGGACCGGTGAAGCGGTCCGGCGGACCGGTGAAGCGGGGAGCGCACGGGGCGCATTTACCGTGGCACGCGCCCTCGCGAGCGCCCCCCGGCCGCTCGACCAGGCCCGGCTCGGCGCTTCTCTCGCCCGCCTCGCCGCCACTCCGGTGGAGCGGCTCCTCACCCGTCCCGAGCGGCCCACCGCGGGCTCGCTCTGCGCCCGCGGCGTTCCGGCGCGTACGGTCCACGGCTTCCTGCGCCCGCTGCTGTCGGCGCTGCTCTGCGACCCGGCCCTGGCCACCTCGAGCCGGTGCGCCGATCTGGCGCTGCGCGGCTTCGCGCGCGGCCGGCTGTGCGTCCCTGCGGGCGGTGCGGCGGCGCTGCCCGAGCAGCTGGCTGCCTCGCTGCCGTCCGGCACCGTACACACCGGGGTGCGGGTCACCGACGCCTCGATCACCCAGGTCACGACCAAGGAGTACGGCGACATCGGCTGCCGCGCCCTGGTGCTGGCCACCGGTGCCCGCGCGGCCGCGGAGCTCCTGCCGGGCCTGCGCGTACCGCCCTTCCACCCCGTGACGGTCCTTCACCACACGGCGTCCGCGCCGCCGCTGACGGACCCGGCGCTCCTGCTGGACGCGGACCGCGACGGCCCCGTCTCGCACACGGCGGTGATGAGCGAGGTCGATCCCTCGCGCGCTCCGAACGGCCGCGTACTGATCTCGTCGACCGTGCTCGGGTCCCCTCCGCCGGATCTGGACCGCAGCGTCCGTACCCACCTCGCCACGCTGTACGGCACACCCACGGACGACTGGGAGCTGCTCGCCGTCCACCACGACCCGGAGGCGGTGCCCGCGATGCCCCCGCCGCACGATCTGCGCCGTCCGGTGCGGCTGCTGTCCGGCCTCTATGTCTGCGGCGACCACCGCGACACGAGTACGGTCCAGGGCGCGCTCTTCTCGGGCCGCCGGGCCGCGGACGCGATCCTGCGCGACTTCGGCCTCCAGCAGCCCGGGTACGAAACGGTCGCACTCTCGGCGGTGGCCTAG
- the lipB gene encoding lipoyl(octanoyl) transferase LipB codes for MSELRFVQLGFGEQAVEYQEAWQKQREVHAARFADEIEDTCLLLEHPPVYTAGRRTADSERPLDGTPVVDVDRGGKITWHGPGQLVGYPILKLPRPVDVIAHVRRLEDALILTCAEFGLETSRVEGRSGVWVLGDPVEQRPAIGGLSLDFDPRLQDEEFDPRLNGPEYAPSNAGQRREDRKLAAIGIRIAKGVSMHGFAINVNPDNTWFDRIVPCGIRDAGVTSLSYELGREITIGEVLPVIEKHLRDVLENAELRPRAVEAAV; via the coding sequence GTGAGTGAGCTGCGGTTCGTCCAACTGGGGTTCGGCGAGCAAGCCGTCGAGTACCAGGAGGCGTGGCAGAAGCAGCGCGAGGTCCACGCCGCCCGCTTCGCCGACGAGATCGAGGACACCTGCCTGCTCCTTGAGCACCCGCCCGTCTATACGGCGGGCCGGCGCACGGCAGACAGCGAACGCCCCCTGGACGGCACTCCCGTCGTCGACGTCGACCGCGGCGGCAAGATCACCTGGCACGGCCCCGGCCAGCTGGTCGGCTACCCGATCCTGAAGCTGCCGCGCCCGGTGGACGTCATCGCGCATGTGCGCCGGCTCGAGGACGCGCTGATCCTCACCTGCGCGGAGTTCGGCCTGGAGACCAGCCGGGTCGAGGGCCGCAGCGGTGTGTGGGTGCTCGGCGACCCGGTCGAACAGCGTCCGGCGATCGGCGGACTTTCGCTCGACTTCGACCCGCGGCTGCAGGACGAGGAGTTCGACCCACGGCTGAACGGCCCGGAGTACGCTCCCTCCAACGCCGGCCAGCGCCGCGAGGACCGCAAACTCGCCGCGATCGGCATCCGTATCGCCAAGGGCGTCTCGATGCACGGCTTCGCGATCAATGTGAACCCGGACAACACCTGGTTCGACCGGATCGTGCCCTGCGGCATCCGGGACGCGGGTGTGACTTCGCTCTCGTACGAACTGGGCCGCGAGATCACCATCGGCGAGGTGCTCCCGGTCATCGAGAAGCATCTGCGGGACGTCCTGGAGAACGCCGAACTGCGGCCGCGGGCCGTCGAGGCCGCCGTCTAG
- a CDS encoding TIGR01777 family oxidoreductase has translation MGVMRIAVTGSTGLIGTALVRSLRTDGHEVVRLVRRPARAGDEVEWDPHRQYVDVAGLVGCEGVVNLAGAGVGARRWTDAYRKEIRDSRVLGTAAIAEAVAGLDVPPRVLVCGSAIGYYGDTGERAVDEGAPPGDGFLAKMCVEWEEAAAPAEEAGVRTAFARTGLVVARKGGAWGRMFPLFKAGLGGRLGNGRQYWSFIALHDEVAALRHILDTESLSGPVNLTAPDPVTNREVTAAMGRALHRPTVFAVPAPALRIALGELAGDILCSQRVLPARLLESGFSFAFPGVDEAVGAALR, from the coding sequence ATGGGGGTCATGCGGATCGCGGTCACCGGTTCCACCGGACTCATCGGTACGGCACTCGTGCGCTCGCTGCGCACCGACGGGCACGAGGTGGTGCGCCTGGTGCGGCGGCCCGCGCGGGCCGGCGACGAGGTGGAGTGGGACCCGCACCGGCAGTACGTCGACGTGGCCGGACTGGTCGGCTGCGAGGGCGTGGTGAATCTCGCCGGCGCCGGGGTCGGTGCGCGCCGCTGGACGGATGCGTACCGCAAGGAGATCCGGGACAGCCGGGTGCTCGGCACGGCGGCGATCGCGGAGGCCGTCGCCGGCCTCGACGTACCGCCGCGGGTGCTGGTCTGCGGGAGCGCCATCGGCTACTACGGCGACACCGGGGAGCGTGCGGTGGACGAGGGTGCGCCGCCCGGGGACGGATTCCTGGCGAAGATGTGCGTGGAGTGGGAGGAGGCGGCGGCCCCGGCCGAGGAGGCGGGCGTGCGGACCGCCTTCGCGCGCACCGGACTTGTGGTGGCCCGCAAGGGCGGTGCGTGGGGCCGGATGTTCCCGCTCTTCAAGGCGGGCCTCGGCGGGCGCCTGGGCAACGGCCGGCAGTACTGGAGCTTCATCGCCCTGCACGACGAGGTCGCGGCGCTGCGGCACATCCTCGACACGGAGTCGCTGTCGGGGCCGGTGAACCTCACGGCGCCGGACCCGGTCACCAATCGCGAGGTAACCGCGGCGATGGGCCGGGCGCTGCACCGTCCGACGGTGTTCGCGGTCCCGGCGCCCGCGCTGAGGATCGCGCTGGGCGAGCTGGCCGGGGACATTCTGTGCAGCCAGCGGGTGCTGCCGGCCCGACTGCTGGAGTCGGGCTTCTCGTTCGCCTTTCCGGGCGTCGACGAGGCGGTCGGCGCGGCTCTGCGATAG
- a CDS encoding regulator, protein MTERPSQRIPNRQLAALIAEAGFSNAGLARRVDQLGLEHGLDLRYDKTSVTRWLRGQQPRGTTPALIAEVFTRRLGRRLSAQDLGLDACAPVYAGLEFAATPEEAVDIVSGLWRKDSGSHAELRKIAFTPAGLVVPSRDWLIGRADERVSRADAVQNGTARIPAQGRAALPRQRGTDRGPGQRVTGGDIAALRSVGELFRTLDHAYGGGHARQALVRYLEHEAEPMLRGTYGEVTGRRLFAAAADLTRLAGWTSYDIAAHGLAQRYFVQALRLSQAAGDRAYGAYVLVTMSRQAVYLGHGREAVQLTRVAQQGVGSSAPPVVQAMLHSVEARGHGVLGEVRACTASLVRAERALETARPGDDVPHWARFFDEAQLADEFGHCHRDLQQYRPAVQHAERSLQLRAPAYARSRLFCRVVLASARLGLGELDQACALGAEAALQVSEMRSARAVEYVREFERRLEPYRDAAAVRNYRDRVAALG, encoded by the coding sequence ATGACGGAACGACCCTCGCAGCGCATCCCCAACCGACAGCTCGCCGCGCTCATCGCAGAAGCCGGATTCTCCAACGCAGGCCTTGCCCGCCGAGTGGACCAGCTCGGCCTCGAGCACGGCCTGGATCTGCGCTACGACAAGACCTCCGTGACCCGCTGGCTGCGCGGCCAGCAGCCGCGCGGCACGACCCCCGCCCTGATCGCCGAGGTGTTCACACGGCGGCTCGGCCGCCGGCTCTCGGCGCAGGACCTCGGTCTGGACGCCTGTGCGCCCGTCTACGCCGGTCTGGAGTTCGCCGCCACGCCCGAGGAGGCCGTGGACATCGTGAGCGGGCTGTGGCGCAAGGACTCCGGCAGCCATGCGGAGCTGCGCAAGATCGCCTTCACTCCGGCCGGGCTCGTGGTGCCCAGCAGGGACTGGCTGATCGGGCGGGCCGACGAGCGGGTGAGCCGGGCGGACGCGGTCCAGAACGGGACCGCCCGTATCCCGGCCCAGGGTCGGGCCGCCCTCCCGCGCCAGCGTGGCACGGACCGGGGTCCCGGCCAGAGGGTCACCGGCGGCGACATCGCGGCACTGCGCTCGGTCGGCGAGCTGTTCCGCACCCTCGACCACGCCTACGGAGGCGGGCACGCCAGGCAGGCGCTGGTGCGCTATCTCGAGCACGAGGCCGAGCCGATGCTGCGCGGCACCTACGGGGAGGTGACCGGGCGGCGGCTGTTCGCCGCGGCGGCCGATCTGACCCGGCTGGCCGGCTGGACCTCGTACGACATCGCGGCCCACGGCCTCGCCCAGCGTTACTTCGTCCAGGCACTGCGGCTCTCCCAGGCGGCGGGCGACCGGGCGTACGGCGCGTATGTGCTGGTGACCATGAGCCGGCAGGCGGTCTATCTGGGGCATGGACGTGAGGCGGTGCAGCTGACGCGCGTCGCCCAGCAAGGGGTCGGCTCGTCGGCCCCGCCCGTGGTGCAGGCGATGCTGCATTCCGTCGAGGCGCGCGGGCACGGCGTGCTGGGTGAGGTACGGGCGTGCACGGCCTCGCTCGTTCGGGCCGAGCGGGCGCTCGAGACGGCGCGGCCCGGCGACGATGTGCCGCACTGGGCGCGCTTCTTCGACGAGGCGCAGCTCGCCGACGAGTTCGGGCACTGCCACCGGGATCTCCAGCAGTACCGGCCGGCGGTGCAGCACGCGGAGCGCTCGCTCCAGCTGCGCGCCCCGGCGTACGCGCGCAGCCGCCTCTTCTGCCGGGTGGTGCTGGCCTCCGCCCGGCTCGGACTGGGCGAGCTCGACCAGGCATGCGCGCTGGGGGCGGAGGCGGCCCTGCAGGTGTCGGAGATGCGGTCGGCGCGGGCGGTGGAGTACGTACGCGAGTTCGAGCGGCGGCTGGAGCCGTACCGGGACGCGGCGGCGGTACGGAACTATCGCGACCGGGTGGCCGCGCTGGGCTGA
- a CDS encoding GNAT family N-acetyltransferase: MPRSHIRPARHTDEAALGALDRDTWSPLHAVQPRPKPPYDPFFDANHRPEDFLVAEDISEDIAEDGDGTITGFIRLIPPTPLACNQHVRQVQGLAVADRARGRGIARALLRASFDEARRQGAVRMTLRVLGHNTPARTLYESEGFAVEGVLPGEFCLDGRYVDDVMMGRSLTVREPVS, translated from the coding sequence ATGCCCCGGTCGCACATACGCCCCGCACGTCACACCGACGAAGCAGCGCTCGGTGCGCTCGACCGGGACACCTGGTCGCCGCTGCACGCCGTGCAGCCGAGGCCGAAGCCGCCGTACGACCCCTTTTTCGACGCGAACCACCGGCCCGAGGACTTCCTGGTCGCCGAGGACATCTCCGAGGACATCGCCGAGGACGGTGACGGCACGATCACCGGCTTCATCCGGCTGATCCCGCCCACCCCACTCGCCTGCAACCAGCATGTGCGGCAGGTCCAGGGCCTCGCCGTGGCCGACCGGGCGCGCGGCCGCGGGATCGCACGAGCGCTGCTGCGGGCGTCGTTCGACGAGGCGCGCCGCCAGGGCGCGGTCCGGATGACGCTGCGGGTGCTCGGACACAACACGCCGGCCCGCACGCTGTACGAGTCGGAGGGCTTCGCGGTCGAGGGCGTACTGCCGGGGGAGTTCTGTCTGGACGGGCGGTACGTCGACGACGTGATGATGGGCCGCAGCCTCACCGTCCGAGAACCGGTCTCGTGA